A region from the Candidatus Limnocylindrales bacterium genome encodes:
- a CDS encoding amidohydrolase family protein, with protein MAMPKDIGVIDLMLELPTDDRGTWYDFMKPLLMDQESRELFKFPAEYMFKAVPTVRESDDYIGIALDEMDKYGIEKAMISVRFGNPLGARALREHPDRFIGSYAVEPNLGMEGVRDLRRAVEELGAKAATAFPAGCVPQVPINDKKFFPIYAACVDLDIPIFVCAGIPGPRVPAACQHVELIDEVCWFFPELKFVTRHGCEPWTELMVKLMLKYPNLYYSTSAFAPKYYPKAIIDFANTRGADKIMYAGYFPMGLSLERIFTDMPSVPFRDHVWPKFLRENALRVLKM; from the coding sequence ATGGCCATGCCGAAGGACATCGGCGTCATCGATCTCATGCTCGAGCTGCCCACGGACGACCGTGGCACCTGGTACGACTTCATGAAGCCGCTGCTCATGGACCAGGAGAGCCGGGAGCTGTTCAAGTTCCCCGCCGAGTACATGTTCAAGGCCGTTCCGACGGTGCGCGAGTCCGACGACTACATCGGCATCGCCCTCGACGAGATGGACAAGTACGGGATCGAGAAAGCCATGATCAGCGTCCGCTTCGGCAACCCGCTGGGAGCCCGGGCGCTGCGCGAGCATCCCGACCGTTTCATCGGCAGCTACGCGGTCGAGCCCAACCTGGGAATGGAAGGAGTTCGCGACCTCCGGCGCGCGGTCGAGGAGCTGGGCGCCAAGGCGGCCACCGCGTTCCCCGCCGGCTGCGTGCCGCAGGTGCCGATCAACGACAAGAAGTTCTTTCCGATCTACGCGGCCTGCGTCGATCTGGACATCCCGATCTTCGTCTGCGCCGGCATCCCCGGACCGCGCGTGCCGGCCGCCTGCCAGCACGTCGAGCTGATCGACGAGGTCTGCTGGTTCTTCCCGGAGCTGAAGTTCGTCACCCGCCATGGCTGCGAGCCGTGGACGGAGCTGATGGTCAAGCTCATGCTGAAGTACCCGAACCTCTACTACTCGACGAGCGCGTTCGCGCCCAAGTACTACCCGAAGGCGATCATCGACTTCGCCAACACGCGCGGCGCCGACAAGATCATGTACGCCGGTTATTTCCCGATGGGCCTGAGCCTGGAGCGCATCTTCACCGACATGCCGTCGGTGCCGTTCCGCGACCACGTGTGGCCGAAGTTCCTGCGCGAGAACGCACTGCGCGTCCTGAAGATGTAG
- a CDS encoding amidohydrolase family protein — MDRHVVVSSDCHAGLPPEQYRDYLDPQYRELFDQALPIQISEMQRMSKMFLIADINAQWRIGREDDLAGAWDHDTRLRVLDADGIAAEVIFPDGITEMNTPPFGAGLSLPVEERIVPELQWAGARAHNRWLAELVAMAPKRRVGVALCPALWSVEEAVREVEWARDNGLGGVLLPCLWGRLDAYHHPKYDPLWSACEDNEVVVHFHSGAAPMEDAFGPIASPDGVHRPGAMGIYISEVVWWCARPLTFLIWGGVFERHPRLRVAVTEGTTIWVPEYLTLLDQRYEETHYSAKLGDYRSHLSMKPSEYFARNVAMGASCMPRREAELRHAIGLHNIMWGSDYPHPEGSWPHTRNQMLETFAGLPEAEIEAMLGGNAVRFYGLDEAALQEIAGEIGPEKRLFRNAAAA, encoded by the coding sequence ATGGATCGTCATGTTGTGGTGTCGTCGGATTGTCATGCCGGGTTGCCGCCGGAGCAGTATCGCGACTATCTCGATCCGCAGTACCGTGAGCTGTTCGACCAGGCGCTGCCGATCCAGATCTCGGAAATGCAGCGGATGTCGAAGATGTTCCTCATCGCCGACATCAACGCGCAGTGGCGCATCGGCCGCGAAGACGATCTGGCGGGCGCGTGGGACCACGACACGCGGCTGCGCGTGCTCGACGCCGACGGCATCGCCGCCGAGGTCATCTTCCCCGACGGCATCACCGAGATGAATACGCCGCCATTCGGCGCCGGCCTCTCGCTGCCCGTCGAGGAACGCATCGTGCCTGAGCTCCAGTGGGCCGGAGCGCGCGCGCACAACCGGTGGCTGGCCGAGCTGGTGGCGATGGCGCCCAAGCGGCGCGTCGGCGTCGCGCTGTGTCCGGCACTATGGAGCGTGGAGGAAGCCGTGCGCGAGGTGGAATGGGCACGCGACAACGGGCTCGGCGGCGTGCTGCTGCCGTGCCTGTGGGGACGCCTGGACGCCTACCATCATCCCAAGTACGACCCGCTGTGGTCGGCGTGCGAGGACAACGAGGTCGTCGTGCACTTCCACAGCGGTGCCGCACCCATGGAAGACGCCTTCGGCCCCATCGCCTCGCCCGACGGCGTCCATCGTCCCGGCGCCATGGGCATCTACATTTCCGAGGTGGTGTGGTGGTGCGCGCGCCCGCTGACTTTCCTGATCTGGGGCGGCGTCTTCGAGCGCCATCCGCGCCTGCGCGTGGCCGTCACCGAGGGCACCACGATCTGGGTGCCCGAATACCTGACGCTTCTGGATCAGCGCTACGAGGAAACGCATTACTCCGCCAAGCTCGGCGACTACCGCAGCCACCTTTCGATGAAGCCGAGCGAGTACTTCGCGCGGAACGTGGCGATGGGCGCCTCGTGCATGCCGCGCCGAGAAGCCGAGCTGCGACATGCCATCGGCCTGCACAACATCATGTGGGGCAGCGACTATCCTCACCCCGAAGGCTCATGGCCGCACACGCGCAACCAGATGCTCGAGACATTCGCCGGCCTCCCGGAGGCGGAGATCGAGGCGATGCTCGGCGGAAACGCGGTGCGCTTCTACGGTCTCGACGAAGCGGCGCTGCAGGAGATCGCGGGCGAGATCGGCCCAGAAAAACGCTTGTTCCGAAACGCCGCGGCCGCCTGA
- a CDS encoding DoxX family protein, translating into MQFLRPYADITYALLRIVTGFLFACHGAQKVFGMFGGSPPEAPAFIIWTAGPIELIGGLLVMVGWQTSIAAFICSGTMAVGYFMAHQKDGLLPIQNHGELAAIYAFVFLYLASRGDGRLSIGGGA; encoded by the coding sequence ATGCAGTTCCTGCGACCCTACGCTGACATCACGTACGCTCTTCTGCGCATCGTCACCGGCTTCCTGTTCGCGTGCCACGGGGCACAAAAGGTGTTCGGCATGTTCGGGGGCTCGCCGCCCGAGGCGCCGGCGTTCATCATCTGGACCGCCGGCCCCATCGAGCTCATCGGCGGTCTGCTCGTGATGGTCGGCTGGCAGACCTCGATCGCCGCCTTCATCTGCAGCGGCACGATGGCCGTGGGCTACTTCATGGCGCACCAGAAGGACGGCCTGCTTCCCATCCAGAACCACGGCGAGCTGGCGGCCATCTACGCTTTCGTCTTCCTCTACCTCGCCTCCCGAGGCGACGGCCGCCTCAGCATTGGCGGCGGCGCATGA
- a CDS encoding nuclear transport factor 2 family protein — protein sequence MADTPAEILELAQRFFAAIEAGDVDAVRAGYAPGAVVWHNHDLVEQSVDENLATLAAFIAASRQRSYAVTLRQAFAGGFVQEHVLTAISHAGKAFELPACIVCRVQNGRITRLDEYFDSAQVHALIDGLSRGVQA from the coding sequence ATGGCCGATACACCCGCGGAAATTCTCGAGCTGGCGCAGCGGTTCTTCGCCGCGATCGAAGCCGGCGACGTCGATGCCGTCCGTGCCGGCTACGCGCCCGGCGCCGTCGTCTGGCACAACCACGATCTGGTCGAGCAGTCGGTGGACGAGAACCTTGCGACGCTCGCCGCGTTCATTGCGGCCAGCCGACAGCGCAGCTACGCCGTCACGCTGCGACAGGCGTTCGCGGGCGGCTTCGTGCAGGAGCACGTGCTGACGGCCATCTCCCACGCTGGGAAGGCTTTCGAGTTGCCGGCCTGCATCGTCTGCAGGGTTCAGAACGGCCGCATCACGCGACTGGACGAATACTTCGACTCGGCGCAGGTGCACGCGCTCATCGACGGCCTCAGCCGCGGCGTGCAGGCGTAG
- a CDS encoding Rieske 2Fe-2S domain-containing protein produces MARRDLEHTRLPIPNGWFAVAWSKELIAGQVRSIHYFDEDLVLFRTRSGQARVVDAYCVHLGAHLGEGGRVVGDAVRCPFHGWTFDGESGRCVSIPYCDRIPAKAAVRAWPVQEKNGMIFVWHHDQALPPQWDFPLLPEIGDPDWSEPRTFELEVPVHVQDMHENNNDPVHFQYVHGAMEPLPSDISYSEDGRAYRISSVTERVTPMGTFRTQLVRDSWGIGLSAVRTEGIPDAGLLMFSSTTPISAERTHSRWLLTATNNMVDLAGEDFMNGLTSGVMQDLRIWSNKVHRARPVLCEADTFLSEFRHWVKQFYTTPAA; encoded by the coding sequence ATGGCAAGACGCGATCTCGAGCACACACGCCTTCCCATCCCCAACGGCTGGTTCGCAGTGGCGTGGTCGAAGGAGCTCATTGCCGGACAGGTCCGGTCGATCCACTACTTCGACGAGGATCTCGTGCTGTTCCGCACGCGCTCGGGCCAGGCGCGCGTGGTCGATGCCTACTGCGTGCACCTCGGCGCACATCTCGGTGAAGGCGGACGCGTGGTCGGCGATGCGGTGCGATGCCCGTTCCACGGCTGGACCTTCGACGGAGAGAGCGGCCGCTGCGTCTCCATTCCCTACTGCGATCGCATTCCCGCGAAGGCCGCAGTGCGGGCGTGGCCGGTGCAGGAGAAGAACGGGATGATCTTCGTCTGGCACCACGACCAGGCGCTGCCGCCGCAGTGGGATTTTCCGCTGCTGCCCGAGATCGGCGATCCCGACTGGTCGGAGCCGCGCACGTTCGAGCTCGAGGTGCCGGTGCACGTGCAGGACATGCACGAGAACAACAACGACCCGGTGCACTTCCAGTACGTGCACGGAGCCATGGAACCGCTGCCCTCGGACATCTCCTATTCCGAGGACGGGCGCGCCTACCGGATCAGCAGCGTCACCGAGCGCGTGACGCCGATGGGCACCTTCAGGACGCAGCTCGTGCGCGATTCCTGGGGCATCGGCCTGTCGGCAGTGCGCACCGAAGGGATTCCCGACGCCGGGCTGCTGATGTTTTCTTCGACCACGCCGATCTCTGCGGAACGGACGCACTCGCGCTGGCTGCTGACCGCGACCAACAACATGGTCGATCTGGCCGGCGAGGACTTCATGAACGGCCTGACCAGCGGCGTCATGCAGGACCTTCGCATCTGGTCCAACAAGGTGCACCGCGCGCGCCCCGTGCTGTGCGAGGCCGACACGTTCCTGTCCGAGTTTCGCCACTGGGTGAAGCAGTTTTACACGACGCCCGCGGCCTGA
- a CDS encoding thioredoxin family protein, with product MSRNPATSALRPRKASRWGHALGTLLFFSAVTAPSVAEAAPVRGNYATAELLSETTTARPGTPLSLGIRIVPDPGWHTYWINPGHTGLAARVKWDLPDGFTAGPLQWPHPDRIGAPPYVGYGYKADLLMLAAVDVPQAASSQKSAAIAANVSWLVCREDACVPGKADLTLNVPIDASAPAPDARVAPLFAQVRQRVPRNLEGYSARLRDRGDSIVLELEGPAGGYPSTQDVEVFPVDFNVIDENVAPVARATEFGLQVEMRKRPKSRALPENVTAVVVAKGGWDAAGNIPALQVSAPVVVEGSAAAQEQQAAPAMHDAAAPAAAAQQPIGSPPAERTASAPASTGAARTDIAPAAAQGAASQRIDGAESVTLALALVLAFAGGLILNLMPCVFPVLSLKILGFVHVAHAEASRVRQHGFVFAAGVLVSFWIMAGALLALRAGGQALGWGFQLQEPGFVAVLALLLFAMSLNLLGVFAIGSIIPSAAGRFDSHDGYRGSFFSGVLATVLATPCTAPFMGAALGFAMAQPPVVAMAVFTALGAGMAMPYVVLSCVPALLRRLPRPGAWMETFRQAMAFPLMATVLWLVWVFGQQVGNDGVLRLLSGFLLIGVAAWAGGHFGPAPLAAIGRVVARATTAVALVGGVALVASAASLPTASECAAAADEDGISWIPYDAGRLAALRAEGRPVFVDFTAAWCLSCKVNEQVALQSTAVQKKIRELDIVAMKGDWTRGDPEVTRALESFGRNGVPLYVLYPRGKDRDPVLLPSILTPEIVLQALSSSAV from the coding sequence ATGAGCCGTAATCCAGCCACCTCCGCGCTCCGTCCCCGCAAGGCCAGCCGGTGGGGCCATGCGCTCGGAACCCTGCTGTTTTTCAGTGCCGTGACGGCGCCTTCCGTCGCCGAGGCCGCGCCCGTGCGCGGCAACTACGCAACCGCGGAGCTGCTGAGCGAGACCACGACCGCACGGCCTGGCACCCCCCTGTCGCTTGGAATCCGCATCGTTCCCGACCCCGGCTGGCACACCTACTGGATCAATCCCGGCCATACGGGACTTGCCGCCAGGGTGAAGTGGGACCTGCCGGACGGCTTCACCGCCGGTCCGCTGCAGTGGCCTCATCCCGATCGCATCGGCGCGCCTCCCTATGTCGGCTACGGCTACAAGGCCGATCTTCTCATGCTCGCGGCGGTCGACGTGCCGCAGGCGGCGTCATCGCAGAAGTCGGCGGCGATCGCCGCCAACGTCAGCTGGCTGGTGTGCCGCGAGGACGCATGCGTTCCGGGCAAGGCCGATCTGACGCTGAACGTTCCGATCGACGCCTCGGCCCCGGCTCCCGACGCGCGCGTGGCGCCGCTGTTCGCACAAGTGCGGCAACGCGTGCCGCGCAATCTCGAAGGCTATTCGGCACGCCTGCGCGATCGCGGCGATTCGATCGTCCTGGAGCTGGAGGGACCGGCGGGCGGCTATCCGTCGACGCAGGACGTCGAGGTCTTCCCCGTCGACTTCAACGTCATCGACGAGAACGTCGCGCCAGTGGCCAGAGCCACCGAGTTCGGGCTGCAGGTCGAGATGCGCAAGCGCCCAAAGTCGCGCGCGCTGCCCGAAAACGTCACCGCGGTGGTGGTCGCCAAGGGCGGTTGGGACGCTGCAGGCAATATTCCGGCGCTGCAGGTCTCGGCGCCGGTGGTGGTCGAAGGTTCGGCAGCAGCGCAGGAGCAGCAGGCCGCGCCGGCCATGCACGACGCGGCGGCTCCGGCGGCGGCCGCGCAGCAACCGATCGGGAGCCCGCCCGCCGAGCGCACGGCGTCTGCCCCTGCGTCAACCGGCGCGGCGCGTACGGACATTGCTCCCGCGGCAGCGCAGGGTGCGGCGAGCCAGCGCATCGACGGGGCCGAAAGCGTCACTCTTGCCCTGGCGCTGGTGCTCGCGTTCGCCGGCGGGCTGATTCTCAACCTGATGCCGTGCGTCTTCCCAGTGCTGTCGCTGAAGATCCTCGGCTTCGTGCACGTGGCGCATGCCGAGGCCTCGCGCGTGCGTCAGCACGGCTTCGTCTTCGCAGCGGGCGTGCTCGTCTCGTTCTGGATCATGGCCGGTGCGCTGCTCGCGCTTCGCGCCGGCGGTCAGGCGCTGGGCTGGGGCTTTCAGCTCCAGGAGCCGGGCTTCGTCGCCGTCCTGGCGCTGCTGCTGTTCGCGATGTCCCTGAACCTCCTTGGCGTCTTCGCCATCGGCAGCATCATCCCCAGCGCCGCCGGCCGCTTCGATTCGCACGACGGCTACCGCGGCTCCTTCTTCAGCGGCGTGCTCGCAACCGTTCTGGCCACACCGTGCACCGCACCGTTCATGGGCGCGGCGCTGGGATTCGCGATGGCGCAGCCGCCGGTCGTGGCCATGGCGGTCTTTACGGCGCTGGGCGCGGGAATGGCCATGCCGTACGTGGTCCTCTCGTGCGTGCCCGCGCTGCTGCGACGGCTTCCGCGGCCCGGTGCATGGATGGAGACGTTCCGGCAGGCGATGGCGTTCCCCCTGATGGCGACGGTTCTGTGGCTGGTGTGGGTGTTCGGCCAGCAGGTGGGCAACGACGGCGTGCTGCGCCTGCTCTCGGGCTTCCTGCTGATCGGCGTGGCCGCATGGGCTGGCGGGCACTTCGGGCCCGCGCCGCTGGCGGCGATCGGACGCGTCGTCGCGCGTGCCACCACGGCCGTTGCACTCGTAGGCGGCGTGGCTCTCGTCGCTTCCGCCGCTTCGCTGCCCACCGCCAGCGAATGCGCTGCTGCCGCCGATGAGGATGGGATCTCCTGGATCCCGTACGACGCCGGCAGGCTCGCCGCGCTGCGCGCCGAAGGAAGGCCGGTGTTCGTCGACTTCACCGCCGCCTGGTGCCTGTCGTGCAAGGTCAACGAGCAGGTCGCGCTCCAGTCGACGGCCGTGCAGAAGAAGATTCGCGAGCTCGACATCGTGGCGATGAAGGGCGACTGGACGCGCGGCGATCCCGAGGTGACACGGGCGCTCGAGTCGTTCGGGCGTAATGGCGTGCCGCTGTACGTGCTCTACCCGCGAGGGAAAGACCGCGACCCGGTCCTGCTTCCCAGCATCCTGACGCCCGAGATCGTGCTGCAAGCGCTCAGCTCGAGCGCCGTCTGA
- a CDS encoding acetoacetate decarboxylase family protein has translation MAKLRYVKTPEQVEKARNANPEFLASTVRSLRFVYETDAAIARALVPKPLEVGPEPQMCVTFSNVAIHLSPDFTFEIGSAIFGVRASYEGVEGIYLVTMPMTTEQAVVPGRETYGEPKKIAQIEFKKEGDRVSSEVTRMGITYLEGLGRIGAEIGPRQFVEHGYCYKAMPSCEKSKAFDADPLLVRLEWRHEHKNAWRLEGAALKLYDSPFDPVADVPVRRLLLAEYEEGTAQSNGKVLRSVPGDWLAPFLHQRYDDTSGDGIEI, from the coding sequence ATGGCCAAGCTGCGCTACGTCAAGACGCCCGAGCAGGTCGAGAAGGCTCGCAACGCCAACCCCGAGTTCCTGGCCAGCACCGTGCGGTCGTTGCGCTTCGTCTACGAGACCGATGCGGCCATCGCACGCGCGCTCGTTCCCAAACCGCTGGAAGTGGGGCCGGAGCCGCAGATGTGCGTGACGTTCTCCAACGTCGCGATCCACCTGTCCCCCGACTTCACGTTCGAGATCGGCTCGGCCATCTTCGGCGTGCGTGCCAGCTACGAAGGCGTCGAAGGCATCTACCTGGTGACGATGCCGATGACGACCGAGCAGGCGGTGGTGCCGGGGCGCGAGACGTACGGCGAACCCAAGAAGATCGCGCAGATCGAGTTCAAGAAGGAGGGCGACCGGGTGTCCAGCGAGGTTACTCGAATGGGCATCACCTATCTGGAAGGCCTCGGCAGGATCGGCGCCGAAATCGGCCCGCGCCAGTTCGTCGAGCACGGCTACTGCTACAAGGCCATGCCCTCGTGCGAGAAGAGCAAGGCCTTCGATGCCGACCCGCTGCTGGTGCGCCTGGAATGGCGTCACGAGCATAAGAACGCCTGGCGGCTCGAGGGCGCCGCCCTGAAGCTCTACGATTCTCCTTTCGATCCGGTGGCCGACGTTCCCGTGCGGCGCCTGCTGCTGGCCGAGTACGAGGAAGGCACGGCGCAGAGCAACGGAAAGGTGCTGCGCAGCGTGCCCGGCGACTGGCTGGCGCCCTTCCTGCACCAGCGATACGACGACACCTCCGGCGACGGCATCGAGATCTGA
- a CDS encoding SDR family NAD(P)-dependent oxidoreductase, protein MKDLRGKTAVVTGGASGIGRALCDVFAREGMKIVVADVEAGALDAAVAELRQGGAEAIGVRTDVTSFESVQALERRSVETFGNVHVLVNNAGVGAHEDVPMWELPLNDWRWCMAVNVWGVIHGIKAFVSGMVAHGEEGHVINTSSGNGGLILIPTTPIYSATKAAVSAITESLHLQLSMQGSAIHAHVLYPGPHIVASNIFTAARNRPSELQREIPQVAPAITLDSLGQMFEAMGRKLETTSPAEVAEHALEGIRAGAFYILPWTEDGRARFRERVDGILEGRNPQPRFF, encoded by the coding sequence ATGAAGGATCTGCGGGGCAAGACGGCCGTCGTCACCGGCGGCGCCAGCGGCATCGGCCGCGCGCTGTGCGACGTGTTCGCGCGCGAAGGGATGAAGATCGTCGTTGCCGACGTCGAGGCCGGGGCGCTCGATGCAGCGGTCGCCGAGCTGCGCCAGGGTGGCGCCGAAGCGATCGGCGTGCGCACCGACGTCACCTCGTTCGAATCGGTGCAGGCGCTGGAGCGCCGCAGCGTCGAGACGTTCGGCAACGTTCACGTGCTCGTCAACAATGCCGGCGTCGGAGCGCACGAAGACGTCCCGATGTGGGAGCTGCCGCTCAACGACTGGCGCTGGTGCATGGCCGTGAACGTCTGGGGCGTCATCCACGGCATCAAGGCATTCGTTTCCGGCATGGTCGCGCACGGCGAGGAAGGGCACGTCATCAACACGTCCTCGGGCAACGGCGGCCTGATCCTGATTCCCACGACGCCGATCTATTCGGCAACCAAGGCGGCCGTCAGTGCGATCACCGAGAGCCTGCATCTGCAGCTCTCCATGCAAGGGTCTGCCATTCACGCTCATGTGCTGTATCCGGGGCCGCACATCGTTGCTTCCAATATCTTCACGGCCGCCCGCAACAGGCCGAGCGAGCTGCAACGCGAGATCCCGCAGGTGGCGCCTGCCATCACCCTGGACAGTCTGGGGCAGATGTTCGAGGCCATGGGCCGAAAGCTGGAGACGACGTCGCCGGCAGAGGTTGCCGAGCATGCCCTCGAAGGCATCCGCGCAGGCGCCTTCTACATCCTGCCGTGGACGGAGGACGGCCGCGCGCGTTTCCGGGAGCGCGTCGACGGCATCCTGGAGGGCCGGAACCCGCAGCCACGTTTCTTCTGA
- the def gene encoding peptide deformylase: protein MAIRPVMTIGNPVLRKVARDLTPVEIRSDQTRALVEDMIDTMHHEEGIGIAAPQIGESVQLAIIQIDVDSNRYPDSPAFDLSVIINPRIRVLDRTEQGYWEGCLSVPNMRGEVWRPRKVRVDYLDLDAQPQSIEAEGFLATVFQHELDHLQGVLFLDRIRDTRKLATIDDYARYWLNKPGELHMPD from the coding sequence ATGGCCATTCGACCGGTGATGACGATCGGCAACCCCGTGCTGCGCAAGGTCGCGCGGGACCTGACGCCCGTGGAAATCCGTTCCGACCAGACGCGCGCGCTGGTCGAGGACATGATCGATACGATGCACCATGAAGAGGGCATCGGCATCGCGGCGCCGCAGATCGGCGAGTCCGTGCAGCTGGCGATCATTCAGATCGACGTCGATTCGAACCGCTATCCGGATTCACCGGCTTTCGATCTGTCGGTCATCATCAATCCGCGCATCCGCGTTCTGGACCGCACCGAGCAAGGCTACTGGGAAGGCTGCCTGTCGGTGCCGAACATGCGCGGAGAAGTGTGGAGGCCGCGCAAGGTGCGCGTGGACTATCTCGACCTCGACGCGCAGCCTCAGTCGATCGAGGCCGAGGGCTTCCTTGCCACCGTCTTTCAGCACGAGCTCGATCATCTGCAGGGCGTGCTGTTCCTGGACCGCATACGCGACACCAGAAAGCTCGCCACCATCGACGACTACGCCAGGTATTGGCTGAACAAGCCCGGCGAGCTCCACATGCCCGATTGA
- a CDS encoding enoyl-CoA hydratase-related protein, producing the protein MNHTRHFMRTRSDGEPFVRIEAPRPHVRTITLNNPERLNAMSFDLVGSLYAALQEVANDNDCWVAVLTGSGRGFCSGMDLTDVGMPPGSENLPVSRIATRAMAFMSDVVPAMRAIPQPLICAINGPAYGGGMCLPLGADIRIAARSASFRGAGINNGLTGTECGVSYLLPRLIGASRASELILSGREMGAQEAERIGLVSRVVEDAELLPACFELAEQMCGYSPHGLAMTKEVLWANLETGSLQAAIDLENRNQLLVRMTTQNLDEAIRARREGRPPVYED; encoded by the coding sequence ATGAATCACACCCGCCATTTCATGCGCACTCGAAGCGACGGCGAGCCGTTCGTTCGCATCGAGGCGCCGCGCCCGCACGTTCGCACCATCACGCTCAACAACCCCGAGCGCCTCAACGCGATGTCCTTCGATCTCGTGGGGTCGCTGTACGCGGCGCTCCAGGAGGTCGCCAACGACAACGATTGCTGGGTCGCCGTTCTGACCGGCTCGGGGCGCGGGTTCTGCTCGGGGATGGATCTGACCGACGTCGGTATGCCGCCCGGCAGCGAGAACCTTCCGGTCTCGCGCATCGCCACGCGCGCCATGGCGTTCATGTCGGACGTGGTACCGGCGATGCGGGCGATCCCGCAGCCGCTGATCTGCGCGATCAACGGGCCGGCCTACGGCGGCGGGATGTGCCTGCCGCTGGGCGCGGACATTCGCATCGCCGCCCGGTCGGCCAGCTTTCGCGGCGCCGGCATCAACAACGGCCTGACCGGCACCGAGTGCGGCGTCAGCTACCTGCTGCCGCGGCTGATCGGTGCCTCGCGAGCCAGCGAGCTGATCCTGTCCGGGCGCGAGATGGGCGCGCAGGAAGCCGAGCGGATCGGCCTGGTGTCGCGAGTCGTGGAGGACGCCGAGCTGCTGCCGGCGTGCTTCGAGCTGGCCGAGCAGATGTGCGGCTACAGCCCGCACGGCCTGGCGATGACCAAGGAAGTGCTGTGGGCCAATCTCGAAACCGGCAGCCTGCAGGCGGCAATCGATCTGGAGAACCGCAACCAGTTGCTGGTGCGGATGACGACGCAGAACCTGGACGAAGCGATTCGCGCTCGCCGCGAAGGACGGCCGCCGGTCTACGAAGACTAA
- a CDS encoding helix-turn-helix domain-containing protein, whose amino-acid sequence MSTAAALTPTRRERRKLEVRSRIVEAARVLFETKGVQATTVADICEQADVAHKTFFNHFPTKQDVVKALAAASIQFLLDDIEAARRQGRTTSERLLRFFDSIAQRAGEAGPMQRDVLTEIIHAAQQSPQEPEHARRLHEAFGALVRDGVKAGDVTRRHSVQTLTEMILGAYYVLMFDWANLDDYPIARRARAAARFLADALSPRPEET is encoded by the coding sequence GTGTCCACCGCCGCTGCCCTGACCCCGACCCGCCGCGAGCGCCGCAAGCTCGAAGTGCGCTCTCGCATCGTCGAGGCCGCCCGCGTTCTGTTCGAGACCAAGGGCGTGCAGGCCACCACCGTTGCCGACATCTGCGAGCAGGCCGACGTCGCGCACAAGACGTTCTTCAATCACTTCCCGACCAAGCAGGACGTGGTCAAGGCGCTGGCCGCGGCCTCCATCCAGTTCCTCCTCGACGACATCGAAGCTGCCCGCAGGCAGGGCCGCACCACCAGCGAGCGGCTGCTGCGCTTCTTCGACAGCATCGCCCAGCGCGCCGGCGAGGCCGGGCCGATGCAGCGCGACGTGCTCACCGAGATCATTCACGCGGCGCAGCAGTCGCCGCAGGAGCCCGAGCATGCACGCCGGCTGCACGAAGCGTTCGGCGCGCTGGTCCGAGACGGCGTCAAGGCCGGTGACGTCACGCGGCGGCACAGCGTGCAGACGCTGACCGAGATGATCCTCGGCGCCTACTACGTGCTGATGTTCGACTGGGCCAACCTCGACGACTATCCGATCGCGCGCCGCGCGCGCGCCGCCGCCAGATTTCTCGCGGATGCGCTCTCGCCGCGGCCCGAGGAGACCTGA